In Camelus bactrianus isolate YW-2024 breed Bactrian camel chromosome 10, ASM4877302v1, whole genome shotgun sequence, a genomic segment contains:
- the LOC123613805 gene encoding uncharacterized protein LOC123613805 isoform X3 codes for MDVAGQQEDCLLPLQGFLSPLQTPRGSQGPGVWGRFPLASGRSWRAGAGLCARSAAAEVGGDLGVPRVPGRALSARPRSRASHRRPASPAQPRRSHGQVQGSSAPVDVLGCSAGLFPGRISGWLSKPLKETATSVSPHQNVRGELLSEMKAENIKSFLRLPTVGTKERALGWNGKQVIKGCRLRGEKAG; via the exons ATGGACGTTGCCGGCCAACAGGAAGATTGTCTCCTCCCCTTGCAgggcttcctctctcccctccaaaCCCCCCGGGGCTCACAGGGGCCAGGAGTTTGGGGCCGATTTCCACTCGCTTCTGGACggagctggagggcaggggcggggctttGCGCCCGGTCGGCGGCGGCCGAGGTGGGCGGCGACCTGGGCGTCCCCCGCGTCCCCGGGCGCGCGCTTTCCGCTCGCCCGCGCTCCCGAGCCTCGCACCGGCGGCCGGCGTCTCCCGCTCAGCCCCGCCGAAGCCATGGCCAAGTCCAGGGGTCGTCCGCACCTGTGGATGTGCTTGGCTGCAGCGCTGGCCTCTTTCCTGGGCGGATTTCTG GCTGGCTTAGTAAGCCTCTCAAAGAAACAGCCACTTCAGTGAGCCCTCACCAAAATGTAAGGGGCGAACTGCTGtctgagatgaaagctgaaaatattaaatcatttCTTCG CCTCCCAACTGTGGGAACAAAGGAacgagccttgggctggaatggtaaacaagtcaTAAAaggctgcagactcagaggtgagaaggctggttag
- the LOC123613805 gene encoding uncharacterized protein LOC123613805 isoform X1, producing the protein MHLLPKLSSSWKEAGKQSFSGNTSGHVQLLLPTPGRLCPRATEWTLPANRKIVSSPCRASSLPSKPPGAHRGQEFGADFHSLLDGAGGQGRGFAPGRRRPRWAATWASPASPGARFPLARAPEPRTGGRRLPLSPAEAMAKSRGRPHLWMCLAAALASFLGGFLVGWLSKPLKETATSVSPHQNVRGELLSEMKAENIKSFLRLPTVGTKERALGWNGKQVIKGCRLRGEKAG; encoded by the exons ATGCATTTGCTGCCAAAATTGAGCAGTTCCTGGAAAGAGGCTGGTAAGCAGAGTTTTTCAGGGAACACTTCGGGACATGTTCAGCtgctccttcccaccccaggccgACTTTGTCCAAGAGCAACAGAATGGACGTTGCCGGCCAACAGGAAGATTGTCTCCTCCCCTTGCAgggcttcctctctcccctccaaaCCCCCCGGGGCTCACAGGGGCCAGGAGTTTGGGGCCGATTTCCACTCGCTTCTGGACggagctggagggcaggggcggggctttGCGCCCGGTCGGCGGCGGCCGAGGTGGGCGGCGACCTGGGCGTCCCCCGCGTCCCCGGGCGCGCGCTTTCCGCTCGCCCGCGCTCCCGAGCCTCGCACCGGCGGCCGGCGTCTCCCGCTCAGCCCCGCCGAAGCCATGGCCAAGTCCAGGGGTCGTCCGCACCTGTGGATGTGCTTGGCTGCAGCGCTGGCCTCTTTCCTGGGCGGATTTCTGGTGG GCTGGCTTAGTAAGCCTCTCAAAGAAACAGCCACTTCAGTGAGCCCTCACCAAAATGTAAGGGGCGAACTGCTGtctgagatgaaagctgaaaatattaaatcatttCTTCG CCTCCCAACTGTGGGAACAAAGGAacgagccttgggctggaatggtaaacaagtcaTAAAaggctgcagactcagaggtgagaaggctggttag
- the LOC123613805 gene encoding uncharacterized protein LOC123613805 isoform X4, whose translation MDVAGQQEDCLLPLQGFLSPLQTPRGSQGPGVWGRFPLASGRSWRAGAGLCARSAAAEVGGDLGVPRVPGRALSARPRSRASHRRPASPAQPRRSHGQVQGSSAPVDVLGCSAGLFPGRISGWLSKPLKETATSVSPHQNVRGELLSEMKAENIKSFLRTTLS comes from the exons ATGGACGTTGCCGGCCAACAGGAAGATTGTCTCCTCCCCTTGCAgggcttcctctctcccctccaaaCCCCCCGGGGCTCACAGGGGCCAGGAGTTTGGGGCCGATTTCCACTCGCTTCTGGACggagctggagggcaggggcggggctttGCGCCCGGTCGGCGGCGGCCGAGGTGGGCGGCGACCTGGGCGTCCCCCGCGTCCCCGGGCGCGCGCTTTCCGCTCGCCCGCGCTCCCGAGCCTCGCACCGGCGGCCGGCGTCTCCCGCTCAGCCCCGCCGAAGCCATGGCCAAGTCCAGGGGTCGTCCGCACCTGTGGATGTGCTTGGCTGCAGCGCTGGCCTCTTTCCTGGGCGGATTTCTG GCTGGCTTAGTAAGCCTCTCAAAGAAACAGCCACTTCAGTGAGCCCTCACCAAAATGTAAGGGGCGAACTGCTGtctgagatgaaagctgaaaatattaaatcatttCTTCG caccacactgtcttga
- the LOC123613805 gene encoding uncharacterized protein LOC123613805 isoform X2, producing MHLLPKLSSSWKEAGKQSFSGNTSGHVQLLLPTPGRLCPRATEWTLPANRKIVSSPCRASSLPSKPPGAHRGQEFGADFHSLLDGAGGQGRGFAPGRRRPRWAATWASPASPGARFPLARAPEPRTGGRRLPLSPAEAMAKSRGRPHLWMCLAAALASFLGGFLVGWLSKPLKETATSVSPHQNVRGELLSEMKAENIKSFLRTTLS from the exons ATGCATTTGCTGCCAAAATTGAGCAGTTCCTGGAAAGAGGCTGGTAAGCAGAGTTTTTCAGGGAACACTTCGGGACATGTTCAGCtgctccttcccaccccaggccgACTTTGTCCAAGAGCAACAGAATGGACGTTGCCGGCCAACAGGAAGATTGTCTCCTCCCCTTGCAgggcttcctctctcccctccaaaCCCCCCGGGGCTCACAGGGGCCAGGAGTTTGGGGCCGATTTCCACTCGCTTCTGGACggagctggagggcaggggcggggctttGCGCCCGGTCGGCGGCGGCCGAGGTGGGCGGCGACCTGGGCGTCCCCCGCGTCCCCGGGCGCGCGCTTTCCGCTCGCCCGCGCTCCCGAGCCTCGCACCGGCGGCCGGCGTCTCCCGCTCAGCCCCGCCGAAGCCATGGCCAAGTCCAGGGGTCGTCCGCACCTGTGGATGTGCTTGGCTGCAGCGCTGGCCTCTTTCCTGGGCGGATTTCTGGTGG GCTGGCTTAGTAAGCCTCTCAAAGAAACAGCCACTTCAGTGAGCCCTCACCAAAATGTAAGGGGCGAACTGCTGtctgagatgaaagctgaaaatattaaatcatttCTTCG caccacactgtcttga
- the LOC105083601 gene encoding tripartite motif-containing protein 64-like, translating to MDSGGFMQAFQNELICSICMNYFIDPVTTDCGHSFCSPCLHLCWEEALTPLSCPECRAVSEKLEFKTNIVLKRLASLARQARANHISSSEQQICATHQEAKGLFCEVDKTLLCVSCSESPEHGAHSHYPLRWAADEYREKLLKRMGSLWKMNQEMQNNLNQETDKIQSFENYVSLRKVTIRAQYQKMHLFLQEEEQVHLEALEKEAKETSDQLKESVFRMAQQKESLKEMYRELTEVCHKPDVELLQVRRESPFSEAETLFWDFRNAMESITDVILHRAELVQMQKPQPVNPELTSWPIAGTLDMLNTFRVDNIVSLKTTIPNVSLSDEDARVTSGGDHHGEAAEPQRAEGFAVWGAEAFTSGRHYWEVDVSHSPNWVLGVCEDVLTNVTDIINNSVEAFLLFSTKVNNHYILSTNSPALIQYVKRPLGRVGVFLDYDDGTVSFYDVCTGSLIYSFLPSPFSSPLKPFLYLRAP from the exons ATGGATTCAGGAGGCTTCATGCAAGCCTTCCAGAATGAGCTTATCTGCTCCATCTGTATGAACTATTTCATAGATCCTGTCACCACAGACTGCGGGCACAGCTTTTGCAGTCCCTGCCTGCACCTCTGCTGGGAGGAAGCCCTAACCCCACTGAGCTGCCCTGAGTGCAGGGCAGTGTCAGAGAAGCTGGAGTTTAAAACCAATATTGTTCTCAAGAGGCTGGCTTCCCTTGCCAGACAGGCTAGAGCTAACCACATCAGCAGCTCTGAGCAGCAGATCTGTGCGACACACCAAGAAGCGAAGGGGCTCTTCTGTGAGGTGGACAAGACCCTGCTCTGTGTGTCCTGCTCTGAATCCCCAGAACATGGGGCTCACAGCCACTATCCACTACGATGGGCTGCTGACGAATACAGG gagaaacttctaaaGAGAATGGGCTCTTTATGGAAAATGAATCAAGAAATGCAAAACAATCTGAATCAGGAAACTGACAAAATCCAGTCATTTGAG AACTATGTGTCCTTGAGGAAGGTGACCATTCGAGCTCAATATCAGAAGATGCATCTATTTCTCCAGGAGGAGGAGCAAGTCCATCTGGAGGCGCTGGAGAAGGAAGCCAAGGAGACTTCCGACCAACTCAAGGAGAGTGTATTCAGAATGGCTCAACAGAAGGAAAGTCTGAAAGAAATGTACAGAGAGCTGACGGAGGTGTGCCACAAGCCTGATGTGGAGCTGCTCCAGGTGAGAAGGGAGAGCCCATTCTCAGAGGCAGAAACACTTTTCTGG GACTTCCGAAATGCAATGGAAAG TATAACTGATGTCATTCTTCACAGGGCTGAGCTGGTACAGATGCAGAAGCCTCAGCCAGTGAACCCGGAGCTCACTTCCTGGCCCATCGCTGGAACCTTAGACATGCTGAACACCTTCAGAG TGGATAACATTGTGAGTCTGAAAACGACCATTCCAAACGTGAGCCTTTCTGACGAGGATGCACGTGTGACATCTGGAGGTGACCATCACGGCGAGGCCGCAGAGCCCCAGAGGGCGGAGGGATTTGCGGTGTGGGGAGCCGAGGCCTTCACCTCCGGGAGGCATTACTGGGAGGTGGATGTGAGCCACTCCCCGAACTGGGTCCTGGGAGTTTGTGAAGATGTCTTGACAAATGTTACTGACATCATTAATAATTCTGTGGAAGCATTTCTTCTATTTTCGACGAAGGTGAACAATCATTATATTCTCTCCACCAACTCCCCAGCGTTAATTCAGTATGTGAAGAGGCCTCTGGGTAGGGTTGGGGTGTTTCTGGATTACGACGATGGAACTGTGAGCTTCTATGATGTTTGCACGGGGTCCCTCATTTACAGTTTCCTCCCATCCCCGTTCTCTTCCCCTCTGAAGCCTTTCCTTTACCTGAGAGCCCCATGA